In the Streptomyces sp. cg36 genome, one interval contains:
- a CDS encoding tyrosine-type recombinase/integrase gives MAEKKGTRRANGETAIYFGKDGRWHARVPMGYKDTGEPYRRHTTRKTRDELVEEVKRLEKQRDAGSARQPGKPWTVEKWLQHWVENIAKPTVSENTYDGYEVAVRVHLVPGVGKHRLDRLEPEHLESLYRRMQANGARKAGTAHQTHRTARTALGEAVRRGHAAKNAASLAKPPRMEEDASEVEPYSVEEVQCLLLEANKRRNSARWVLALALGLRQGETLGLRWSDVDLANEYLKLRRNRLRPKYGHGCPEASPCGRKAGYCPDRVHVRRETKNTKSRAGRRAVPLPGPLVVMLRAHAETQARERTAAGDLWTASEYVFTKPLGGPLSPNTDYHDWKRMLEDAGVRDARLHDARHTAATVLMLLGVPDRVIDQIMGWEPGTSAGMRARYLHVPDAMLKDVARKIAEALWGAPGTAPVDKNQDNEG, from the coding sequence ATGGCAGAGAAGAAGGGCACCCGCCGTGCGAACGGCGAAACCGCGATCTACTTCGGGAAAGACGGCCGTTGGCACGCCCGTGTGCCGATGGGCTACAAGGACACCGGGGAGCCGTACCGCCGCCACACGACGCGCAAGACGCGCGATGAGCTGGTGGAGGAAGTCAAAAGGCTGGAGAAGCAGCGTGACGCCGGTTCGGCGCGCCAGCCCGGCAAGCCGTGGACCGTTGAGAAGTGGCTTCAGCACTGGGTCGAGAACATCGCCAAGCCCACGGTCAGTGAGAACACCTACGACGGCTACGAGGTGGCCGTCCGCGTTCATCTGGTGCCCGGTGTCGGCAAGCATCGGCTCGACCGCCTGGAACCCGAGCACCTGGAGAGCCTGTACCGCCGGATGCAGGCCAACGGGGCACGCAAGGCCGGTACGGCCCATCAAACTCACCGCACCGCCCGAACCGCTCTGGGAGAGGCGGTACGGCGCGGCCACGCGGCGAAGAACGCTGCCTCACTGGCGAAGCCGCCTCGGATGGAAGAGGACGCATCCGAGGTAGAGCCCTACTCCGTGGAAGAGGTTCAGTGCCTGTTGCTGGAAGCCAACAAGCGCCGCAACAGCGCGCGCTGGGTGCTGGCGCTGGCGCTCGGACTGCGGCAAGGGGAGACGCTCGGGCTGCGCTGGTCCGACGTCGACCTGGCCAATGAGTACCTGAAGCTGCGCCGGAACCGGCTGCGCCCCAAGTACGGGCACGGTTGCCCGGAAGCCTCGCCGTGCGGGAGGAAGGCGGGGTACTGCCCGGACCGGGTGCATGTCCGGCGCGAGACCAAGAACACCAAGTCGCGCGCGGGCCGGCGCGCTGTGCCCCTGCCGGGACCGCTCGTCGTCATGCTCCGTGCGCATGCCGAGACGCAGGCGCGTGAGCGCACGGCGGCCGGTGACCTGTGGACCGCATCGGAGTACGTGTTCACCAAGCCGCTGGGCGGGCCCCTGAGCCCGAACACGGACTACCACGACTGGAAGCGGATGCTGGAAGACGCGGGGGTGCGGGACGCCCGGCTGCATGATGCTCGGCACACGGCCGCCACCGTGCTCATGCTGCTCGGCGTCCCGGACCGCGTCATCGACCAGATCATGGGGTGGGAGCCGGGCACCTCCGCCGGCATGCGGGCGCGGTACCTCCACGTGCCCGACGCGATGCTCAAGGACGTGGCCCGGAAGATCGCAGAAGCCCTCTGGGGAGCCCCCGGGACGGCCCCTGTGGACAAAAACCAGGACAACGAGGGCTGA
- a CDS encoding helix-turn-helix domain-containing protein yields the protein MDEPTTLPLTPTEDPTLVLLKVEEAARRLRIGRTTCYALIRSGELESVPVGRLRRVPADAPAAYVARLRTAQRAA from the coding sequence GTGGACGAACCCACCACCCTTCCCCTGACCCCGACCGAAGACCCGACCCTGGTTCTCCTCAAGGTCGAAGAGGCCGCCCGCCGCCTCCGCATCGGCCGGACCACGTGCTACGCGCTCATCCGCTCCGGAGAGCTGGAGTCCGTGCCCGTCGGCCGCCTCCGCCGCGTCCCCGCCGACGCGCCAGCCGCATACGTCGCCCGCCTCCGTACCGCCCAACGCGCCGCCTAG
- a CDS encoding YfjI family protein, producing MDSPNLWDGLPTLEEPPGEDTTPDVWEDPIPLTGRRERPPFPAHVLPTWLAEFVTAVAQETQTPVDLAGSVALAVLATAAGGRSVVHVRGNWREPTNLYTVVALPPANRKSAVFALLTDPLYEAEKQLKTAMKPVIVEAELTARLAKEAADKAAAKAASADGDKHDDMVATAVGLAQTADTLTVPAEPVLLADDSTPETVTSLMAEQGGRLSVMSAEGGIFDIIAGRYSGAPNMEVFLKGHAGDRLRVNRQTRREYIDAPALTIGLAVQPDVLRDIGKVKGFEGRGLLARFLYSLPVSTVGDREIITAPVPEETAAAYTARVIDLTLSLAEWTDPAVIQLTPEADTTLIAYQEHIEPQLKARGGSLGHISNWAGKLAGATARMAALLHLAAHGGNGYARPVTEATMRAAIELGGYYTAHALAVFDVMGADPVLSRARSVLDVLRDNGWEDVSRRDVFSVLSRSEVPTVADLEPALALLEDHGYLRSYQPERTGRRGRPPAPRLLAHPSLHHGGR from the coding sequence GTGGACAGCCCGAACCTGTGGGACGGACTGCCCACCCTGGAAGAACCGCCCGGCGAGGACACGACACCGGACGTGTGGGAGGACCCCATTCCCCTCACCGGCCGCCGTGAGCGTCCCCCGTTCCCCGCCCACGTCCTCCCCACCTGGTTGGCGGAGTTCGTGACGGCCGTCGCACAGGAGACGCAGACCCCGGTGGACCTCGCCGGATCGGTCGCCCTCGCCGTCCTCGCCACGGCGGCCGGCGGCCGGTCGGTGGTCCACGTGCGCGGCAACTGGCGCGAGCCCACCAACCTCTACACCGTGGTGGCGCTCCCGCCCGCGAACCGCAAGTCCGCCGTCTTCGCCCTGCTGACCGACCCCCTCTATGAGGCGGAGAAGCAGCTCAAGACCGCCATGAAGCCGGTGATCGTGGAAGCGGAGCTGACGGCGCGGCTGGCCAAGGAAGCGGCGGACAAGGCCGCCGCCAAGGCCGCGTCCGCCGACGGCGACAAGCACGACGACATGGTGGCCACCGCCGTCGGCCTCGCGCAGACCGCCGACACGCTCACCGTCCCCGCCGAACCGGTGCTGCTGGCGGACGACTCGACACCCGAGACGGTCACCTCACTCATGGCCGAACAGGGCGGGCGGCTGTCGGTGATGAGCGCGGAGGGCGGGATCTTCGACATCATCGCCGGCCGCTATTCCGGCGCCCCCAACATGGAAGTCTTCCTGAAAGGGCATGCCGGGGACCGGCTGCGGGTGAACCGGCAGACCCGCCGCGAGTACATCGACGCCCCCGCGCTGACCATCGGCCTCGCCGTACAGCCGGACGTGCTGCGCGACATCGGGAAGGTCAAGGGGTTCGAGGGGCGCGGACTGCTGGCCCGCTTCCTGTACTCCCTGCCGGTCTCCACCGTCGGTGACCGCGAGATCATCACCGCCCCGGTCCCCGAAGAGACGGCCGCCGCCTACACCGCCCGGGTCATCGACCTGACCCTCTCTTTGGCGGAGTGGACCGACCCGGCCGTCATCCAGCTCACCCCGGAAGCGGACACGACCCTGATCGCCTATCAGGAGCACATCGAACCGCAGCTCAAGGCACGCGGCGGCAGCCTGGGCCACATCTCCAACTGGGCCGGAAAGCTTGCCGGGGCGACCGCCCGCATGGCCGCGCTGCTGCACCTCGCCGCACACGGCGGCAACGGCTACGCCCGCCCAGTGACCGAGGCCACCATGCGCGCGGCCATCGAGCTGGGCGGGTACTACACCGCCCATGCCCTCGCCGTGTTCGACGTCATGGGCGCCGACCCGGTCCTCTCCCGCGCCCGCAGCGTGCTGGACGTGCTGCGGGACAACGGATGGGAGGACGTCAGCCGACGGGACGTCTTCAGCGTGCTGTCCCGCAGCGAGGTGCCCACGGTCGCTGATCTCGAACCGGCCCTCGCGCTGCTGGAAGACCACGGATACCTGCGGTCCTACCAGCCCGAGCGCACCGGCAGGCGCGGACGGCCCCCGGCACCCCGCCTGCTGGCCCACCCGTCCCTGCACCACGGCGGCCGGTGA
- a CDS encoding bifunctional DNA primase/polymerase yields the protein MSTTPGVLRAALALAAAGIPVLPLRQGKVPFGNCRTCKQNACGGRPNMKAEGPCRCPAPCHAWAAATTDPHALTSPAWATSWHHAVAVAYHPGGAGLTVVDLDNAAAVAWARESLPATRTVPTTRGEHWIYRGAMRSHNAVRTGVDIKSLMSYARWLGPGGGRMAVLPAAVRALVAKEETTPAPREVASSRPGRATWSRHVATGCRHTERYVRAGLERGLALVRARTESGAGSQAFGVARFLAAQHTACPGPCGLAAIGEEIVTAAVSVGVPEAYARRAVANGLETAVGRAA from the coding sequence ATGAGCACCACCCCCGGAGTCCTACGGGCTGCCCTCGCCCTCGCGGCGGCCGGCATCCCGGTCCTGCCGCTGAGGCAGGGCAAGGTTCCGTTCGGCAACTGCCGCACGTGCAAGCAGAACGCGTGCGGCGGCCGGCCCAACATGAAGGCGGAGGGCCCCTGCCGGTGCCCGGCGCCGTGCCACGCGTGGGCCGCCGCGACCACCGACCCGCACGCTCTCACCTCGCCCGCATGGGCCACGTCGTGGCATCACGCCGTGGCTGTGGCGTACCACCCTGGTGGGGCCGGGCTGACCGTGGTGGATCTCGACAATGCGGCGGCCGTCGCATGGGCCCGCGAGAGCCTGCCCGCCACCCGCACCGTGCCGACGACGCGCGGTGAGCACTGGATCTACCGGGGCGCCATGCGGTCGCACAACGCGGTCCGGACTGGAGTGGACATCAAATCCCTCATGTCCTACGCCCGTTGGCTCGGTCCCGGAGGCGGCCGTATGGCCGTCCTCCCGGCGGCCGTGCGCGCCCTGGTGGCGAAGGAAGAGACCACCCCCGCCCCGCGGGAGGTGGCCTCTTCTCGTCCCGGCCGCGCCACCTGGTCGCGGCACGTGGCCACCGGGTGCCGCCACACCGAGCGCTACGTCCGCGCCGGTCTCGAACGCGGCCTCGCCCTCGTTCGGGCCCGCACGGAATCCGGCGCGGGATCGCAGGCGTTCGGCGTCGCCCGGTTCCTCGCCGCACAGCACACCGCGTGCCCCGGACCGTGCGGCCTTGCCGCGATCGGAGAAGAGATCGTGACTGCCGCCGTCTCGGTGGGCGTCCCGGAGGCTTACGCGCGTCGCGCGGTCGCCAACGGCCTGGAGACGGCCGTGGGGCGTGCCGCATGA
- a CDS encoding DNA cytosine methyltransferase, whose product MNARVLPLRRPNALRALDLCCGAGGLSMGYYLAGFDVVGVDNRPQPNYPFTFHQADALTFPLDGFDLVHASWPCQHFARVTAWRGSRADHPDLLTPGRARLEASGLPWVIENVPEAPLRPDYLLCGTQFGLNVRRHRGFETSWGGGGDLVPPCWHHKRLLAFEHKGERAYADAMGCTWMTNIEARQAVPPAYTEWIATQFLALEGRAAA is encoded by the coding sequence GTGAACGCGCGTGTGCTGCCGCTGCGGCGGCCGAACGCCCTGCGGGCGCTGGACCTGTGCTGCGGGGCGGGAGGGCTCTCGATGGGCTACTACCTGGCCGGGTTTGACGTCGTGGGCGTCGACAACCGCCCGCAGCCGAACTACCCCTTCACCTTCCACCAGGCCGACGCCCTCACCTTCCCGCTGGACGGCTTCGACCTGGTCCACGCGTCGTGGCCGTGCCAGCACTTCGCCCGCGTCACCGCGTGGCGCGGAAGCCGTGCGGACCACCCCGACCTGCTCACCCCCGGCCGCGCGCGGCTGGAAGCCTCGGGGCTGCCGTGGGTTATCGAGAACGTGCCCGAGGCTCCGCTGAGGCCGGACTACCTGCTGTGCGGGACTCAGTTCGGGCTGAACGTCCGGCGTCACCGTGGGTTCGAGACGTCGTGGGGCGGCGGCGGGGACCTGGTCCCGCCGTGCTGGCACCACAAACGTCTGCTGGCGTTCGAGCACAAGGGCGAGCGTGCCTATGCCGACGCCATGGGCTGCACCTGGATGACCAACATCGAAGCCCGACAGGCCGTTCCCCCCGCCTACACCGAGTGGATCGCCACCCAGTTCCTCGCCCTGGAAGGGAGGGCAGCGGCATGA
- a CDS encoding SAM-dependent methyltransferase encodes MGYHLAGFDVTGVDIAPQPRYPFTFVQADAVAFIREYGAGFDFIHASPPCQHDSACQRIQGNAHPDLIAPTRTVLESTRRPWVIENVRGAVPKLNSPVMLCGTMSGLENYRHRFFEPGGGLTLTQPVHAVHLVPQAKMGRPVPPGHYGQFVGNFSGVDLARRVLGVPWMNRDGIRECIPPSYTAWVGRAALAGLAVPAPVLGVAA; translated from the coding sequence ATGGGCTACCACCTCGCCGGGTTCGACGTCACCGGCGTCGACATCGCCCCGCAGCCCCGCTACCCCTTCACCTTCGTTCAGGCGGACGCGGTCGCCTTCATCCGCGAGTACGGCGCCGGGTTCGACTTCATCCACGCGTCCCCGCCGTGCCAGCACGACAGCGCATGCCAGCGCATCCAGGGCAACGCCCACCCCGACCTGATCGCCCCCACCCGCACCGTCCTGGAATCGACCAGGCGGCCGTGGGTGATCGAGAACGTGCGGGGTGCGGTGCCGAAGCTGAACAGCCCGGTGATGCTGTGCGGCACCATGTCCGGGCTGGAGAACTACCGTCACCGGTTCTTCGAGCCGGGCGGCGGCCTCACGCTCACCCAGCCCGTGCACGCGGTGCACCTGGTGCCGCAGGCCAAGATGGGGCGCCCTGTGCCGCCCGGCCACTACGGCCAGTTCGTCGGGAACTTCTCCGGTGTCGACCTGGCCCGCAGGGTGCTGGGGGTGCCGTGGATGAACCGTGACGGCATCCGCGAGTGCATCCCGCCCTCCTACACCGCGTGGGTCGGCCGCGCGGCGCTTGCCGGGCTTGCCGTCCCTGCTCCGGTGCTGGGGGTGGCCGCGTGA